From the genome of Ptychodera flava strain L36383 chromosome 22, AS_Pfla_20210202, whole genome shotgun sequence, one region includes:
- the LOC139122993 gene encoding uncharacterized protein produces the protein MYPCFMARHDHVSNSNAFDKVCSHSHAGCGLLGAAVKSTSMADTSATEAYLKKMVSNNNSNREAPWEIIGDNLDWTRRPTYMTQEKRPESLHWFLNTAVKRRVLGSNLPDSAPKADILQIPNAEFLPTVAECLELDSNFTFHICRILVSSVECLKTFADCVPAYINHPYVEQTKQKSEIVILDLLDKSENKSDDMISILQHLHENYIPHTDENRPEVTGFKVFGGDVLTNERAHSAQLAMMSSLSTNYESCGGVYHRPEGLHRMMNFLQCIYEIFYTEKSARDTGTMYHLRNTVARNDITGKDGVISKYRSHFTFMKDCIDAHVVAAAMEILGLEAVDDVPQNGPPPVMNSWSKDEQYEWIWNLAKTILTTHVKLSDSEGMARIIGDSQILDQEMEGLKAMFDVHENHYVCSYCGKIYKMLTYLKRHLTSVHDMDFRTTSCVTVDSSDTAEKLKSAFLKCGLLLLDTADAYAMADGDRIFRNAKIEMLIDHLQGHTKYKLWLWHMIAYEKSLLSPREAVEYKWNTTVNLKGGIGHNIPNDNMVEIQVHTIKEKLRAQGANVSYQSAKISACTTQIADEIRDNLAKQAHVKVKEHKIKKPDKSVDINKMATVLMKSKMFNVSGNEVAGFAGFKDPFERIDIAKLYGWISNQKKKAHFEMIIPR, from the exons ATGTACCCTTGCTTTATGGCTCGTCATGATCATGTGTCAAATAGCAATGCCTTTGACAAGGTGTGCAGTCATTCACATGCTGGTTGTGGACTTCTAGGAGCTGCAGTGAAGAGCACATCAATGGCAGACACCTCGGCCACTGAAGCGTACTTGAAGAAAATGGTATccaataacaacagcaacagagAAGCACCATGGGAAATAATCGGAGACAATCTAGATTGGACACGTCGGCCAACATACATGACTCAGGAAAAACGTCCGGAGAGCCTTCACTGGTTTCTCAATACTGCTGTGAAGCGGCGTGTACTGGGTTCCAATTTACCTGACAGTGCTCCCAAAGCAGACATACTTCAGATTCCGAATGCAGAGTTCCTTCCAACTGTTGCTGAATGTCTTGAATTGGACTCCAATTTCACTTTCCACATTTGTCGAATCCTTGTAAGCAGCGTTGAATGTTTGAAGACCTTTGCAGACTGTGTACCTGCTTACATTAATCATCCATATGTTGAACAAACTAAACAAAAATCCGAGATTGTAATTCTAGATCTCCTTGACAAGAGTGAAAATAAAAGTGATGACATGATCTCCATACTGCAACATCTCCATGAAAATTACATACCTCATACTGATGAAAACAGACCGGAGGTGACGGGATTCAAGGTATTTGGTGGGGATGTACTGACAAATGAGAGAGCCCATTCTGCTCAGCTGGCCATGATGTCAAGCCTTTCTACCAATTATGAAAGCTGCGGAGGTGTGTACCATCGACCTGAAGGGCTTCATCGAATGATGAATTTTCTACAG tgcATTTATGAGATCTTCTACACAGAGAAGTCAGCCAGGGACACTGGGACAATGTATCACCTCAGAAACACAGTGGCAAGAAATGATATCACTGGAAAAGATGGTGTAATATCAAAGTACAG ATCACATTTTACATTCATGAAGGACTGCATTGATGCCCATGTTGTAGCTGCTGCAATGGAAATACTTGGCCTAGAAGCTGTAGATGATGTACCACAGAATGGACCTCCTCCTGTGATGAATAGCTGGTCAAAAGATGAACAGTATGAATGGATTTGGAATCTTGCAAAAACAATCCTAACAACACATGTTAAATTGAGTGACTCAGAAG GAATGGCTAGAATCATTGGTGACAGCCAAATTCTTGACCAGGAAATGGAGGGACTGAAAGCCATGTTTGATGTGCATGAGAACCACTATGTGTGTAGCTATTGTGGGAAGATATACAAGATGCTGACATATTTAAAGCGGCATTTGACATCTGTTCATGACATGGACTTCAGGACAACATCCTGTGTGACAGTTGATTcatcagacactgctgaaaaACTTAAATCAGCATTTCTTAAATGTGGTCTCTTGCTACTTGACACTGCTGATGCATATGCCATGGCGGATGGCGACAGAATTTTCCGCAATGCCAAAATAGAAATGCTAATTGATCATTTGCAGGGGCATACTAAATACAAATTATGGCTCTGGCATATGATTGCATATGAGAAGTCATTACTGTCCCCAAGGGAAGCTGTAGAATACAAATGGAACACAACAGTGAACCTTAAGGGTGGCATTGGGCACAATATTCCAAATGACAATATGGTTGAAATACAAGTTCATACCATTAAAGAAAAGCTACGAGCACAGGGTGCCAATGTCAGTTACCAATCAGCGAAAATATCAGCATGTACCACCCAGATTGCTGATGAGATCAGGGATAATTTAGCGAAGCAAGCACATGTGAAAGTGAAAGAGcataaaattaaaaaaccagATAAAAGTGTTGACATTAATAAAATGGCAACAGTGTTAATGAAATCGAAAATGTTCAATGTCAGTGGCAATGAAGTGGCTGGGTTTGCAGGATTTAAGGATCCATTTGAGAGAATTGATATTGCCAAATTGTATGGGTGGATATCTAACCAAAAGAAAAAAGCACATTTTGAAATGATCATTCCTAGATAG